One Euphorbia lathyris chromosome 1, ddEupLath1.1, whole genome shotgun sequence DNA segment encodes these proteins:
- the LOC136226207 gene encoding uncharacterized protein isoform X2: MDKSSDIPVDTIDPGDEGNQAEHDGVLSVAQVDCTSPSVGEIPASGVVNIPQPPSSSDLAIIDHALLDRIAGVKAFPLEDPSSNIDFSFLENDTHSDAPDKDHASASKNMIRSILDLDISSICTQHLTMLFSTIDDLIHRSSSAEFKKRLTNFKTQVHSWHSDYSAMKPQLALLSDKLDSCASDHLLYQKLCESNSIADQEVESSIELIDQRYKKMEKVKKLLKTVEDELMSSIVQGEKLRHLQKDRWEKKRLMANSLRSNYDQAKAWAAERQKLRSASRAFWEDLKTIDLEDV, from the exons ATGGACAAGTCCTCTGATATTCCGGTTGATACCATTGACCCAGGTGATGAAGGCAACCAGGCAGAGCATGATGGTGTACTTTCTGTAGCACAAGTTGATTGTACTTCGCCATCAGTAGGTGAGATCCCTGCTTCAGGCGTGGTCAATATCCCtcaacctccatcttcttctgATCTAGCCATCATAGACCAT GCACTCCTAGATAGAATTGCTGGAGTAAAAGCTTTTCCTCTTGAGGATCCTTCTTCTAACATCGACTTCTCCTTTCTTGAGAATGACACTCATAGTGATGCACCTGATAAAGATCATGCTTCTGCCTCTAAGAATATGATACGATCGATACTTGATCTTGATATATCCTCAATTTGTACTCAACATTTGACGATGCTCTTTTCGACTATTGATGATCTTATTCACCGCTCCTCTTCTGCTGAGTTTAAGAAACGCTTGACTAACTTCAAGACTCAAGTTCACTCATGGCATTCTGATTACTCTGCTATGAAACCTCAGTTGGCCCTCTTAAGTGACAAGTTAGATTCATGTGCCTCTGATCACCTCCTTTACCAGAAGTTGTGTGAAAGTAACTCTATTGCTGACCAAGAAGTTGAGTCTTCCATTGAATTGATCGACCAAAGGTATAAAAAGATGGAAAAAGTCAAGAAACTGTTAAAGACAGTTGAAGATGAACTGATGAGCTCGATAGTCCAAGGTGAAAAGTTGCGCCACCTCCAGAAAGACAGGTGGGAGAAAAAGAGACTTATGGCAAACTCTTTGAGATCAAACTATGACCAAGCTAAAGCATGGGCTGCCGAACGTCAAAAACTTCGATCTGCTTCTCGGGCTTTTTGGGAAGATCTGAAGACCATAGATTTAGAGGATGTTTGA
- the LOC136226207 gene encoding uncharacterized protein isoform X1 — protein MDKSSDIPVDTIDPGDEGNQAEHDGVLSVAQVDCTSPSVGEIPASGVVNIPQPPSSSDLAIIDHVGELPSKNDTPIVSRSEALLDRIAGVKAFPLEDPSSNIDFSFLENDTHSDAPDKDHASASKNMIRSILDLDISSICTQHLTMLFSTIDDLIHRSSSAEFKKRLTNFKTQVHSWHSDYSAMKPQLALLSDKLDSCASDHLLYQKLCESNSIADQEVESSIELIDQRYKKMEKVKKLLKTVEDELMSSIVQGEKLRHLQKDRWEKKRLMANSLRSNYDQAKAWAAERQKLRSASRAFWEDLKTIDLEDV, from the exons ATGGACAAGTCCTCTGATATTCCGGTTGATACCATTGACCCAGGTGATGAAGGCAACCAGGCAGAGCATGATGGTGTACTTTCTGTAGCACAAGTTGATTGTACTTCGCCATCAGTAGGTGAGATCCCTGCTTCAGGCGTGGTCAATATCCCtcaacctccatcttcttctgATCTAGCCATCATAGACCATGTAGGGGAACTTCCATCAAAGAATGACACTCCCATTGTTTCTAGATCTGAG GCACTCCTAGATAGAATTGCTGGAGTAAAAGCTTTTCCTCTTGAGGATCCTTCTTCTAACATCGACTTCTCCTTTCTTGAGAATGACACTCATAGTGATGCACCTGATAAAGATCATGCTTCTGCCTCTAAGAATATGATACGATCGATACTTGATCTTGATATATCCTCAATTTGTACTCAACATTTGACGATGCTCTTTTCGACTATTGATGATCTTATTCACCGCTCCTCTTCTGCTGAGTTTAAGAAACGCTTGACTAACTTCAAGACTCAAGTTCACTCATGGCATTCTGATTACTCTGCTATGAAACCTCAGTTGGCCCTCTTAAGTGACAAGTTAGATTCATGTGCCTCTGATCACCTCCTTTACCAGAAGTTGTGTGAAAGTAACTCTATTGCTGACCAAGAAGTTGAGTCTTCCATTGAATTGATCGACCAAAGGTATAAAAAGATGGAAAAAGTCAAGAAACTGTTAAAGACAGTTGAAGATGAACTGATGAGCTCGATAGTCCAAGGTGAAAAGTTGCGCCACCTCCAGAAAGACAGGTGGGAGAAAAAGAGACTTATGGCAAACTCTTTGAGATCAAACTATGACCAAGCTAAAGCATGGGCTGCCGAACGTCAAAAACTTCGATCTGCTTCTCGGGCTTTTTGGGAAGATCTGAAGACCATAGATTTAGAGGATGTTTGA